The following nucleotide sequence is from Diospyros lotus cultivar Yz01 chromosome 3, ASM1463336v1, whole genome shotgun sequence.
ATGAGATCAGGAGCTTAATGCAAATAGGCCACAAACACCAACCAGGGGCCGTCCTCAAGCAGCCGGTGATCGAGGTTCTCTTGCTTGGATATAGTAGTTCTTCACCTGAACATTCTGTCCTCGTACTCTTGTTGGGCTCATGCTACCGCCTAGGATTTCTGGTGTTCTGTATAGAGCATGATGCGCCATGCATATTCCAAACGAGGCGTGAAGGTTTTCTTTTAAGTGCTTGGCATCTGATGTGAGATTATTCGGTCTGACATCATGACATGAGCTCAGAGACCGAGTTGCTGGCGGAGAATGGAAAGTAGAATGCTTTATACAGTGTGCTGAAAGTAGTTCGGAGCTCCCCCAACCCCAACCCCCAAAAGTTGTAAATTTGAGCCACAGGCATGTAGGTCTGGGTATTTTGCTGATTagtttttacataatttttattgcTCCATTAGGTTGTAttgcttttgttttatttcttcttcattgaggATAACATGGGGGGTCCCTATATGTGATTGGTGAGAATATAGATAAATGTCAAAATCTTCTTAGGCATATAtgaatattcatgtatcatAGAGGTGGTGGTGCTGCAGCATCCTGTAATTCTTGTTTTTCTGCTCTGTACAATGCGACTGGTGTGTGTGCGGGTTAAAGTTACATTTTGGGCAGAGAACATCAAAGTGTTTGGGGAGGTTTTGATCCTTTTCACTTCATCTTTTCTGCATGATTTTGTTCTCTCTGAAGTGCAGTGCTTCCTAGGAAATTTGCTTGTGGAATGCAAGTTTATTATTCGCATGTAGTAGGCAACTGTGTTTTTGGAAATTCTATGGTACCCGAGAAGAATGGAGTGtgttaacacacacacacacacacacacattgaaattttatgtcTAATAGGACGGCAGGATGGGTGATttttcattgaaaataaaaggagATTTTGGAGATGGCCATGAATAAGCACAGCgtataaaagaacaaaaagccCCCTCTATGCTATGCAACGTGGATGGGCACTGAGGCTTGTTTGTGGCTTTGGCTTTGCCATCAGCACGCACTAAGCACATTTTATGAGGACGTCAAGAAAATTGTTATTAGCGAATATCGACGTGCTTCAATTTTagatggcatggcatggcatagGGCTCCAAAgtggttatttttttattttttttttctggactTCTTTGGTATAGGATAATATATGGtattgaatctttttttttttttttgaaaatgaaaatgattatCTATATCAATGGTTATGATATTCATTCAAACGGAGTgggaaatgatttttattttgtgttattgtACCCTTAATTTGTATCTTCCCTTGTGGatttaaaaagtttttcttGTATTGAATAACTGATTTACTAGCAAAATATGTTATGTTTGTATCTACTACTAAAATCTTATGGAAGGTGAACATTGATTTTCAAGTATTCCAAACCTAAGTAGAAATAAGATTTtgtaaattcaaataaaaatcacGCTCAattcttgttttctcttttgttttgagtgtaatttttctttcattttgtatGCTTTCCAAAATTTAAACAGGCGatatcatttattttgttaggagatatATAATTACTTTACATACAGAAATATTCtaaagttaataataataataaataataacaataatagtaTATTTATATAGCGAAAGTAACACAggaacatataaataaataaaaatatcacgATGTCTAGAATTAGAAAGCtgatttttatttcaattgttatatctttatttagttgttatttataattatcttttaaGAATAGTTAAGTAACAATATGGAGTACTAGGGAGATAGTCGAAGTGATATAGGAATAGTTATTGGTAGTGGAAGTCTAGGTTGCATGGAAACGGAAACGGAAATGTAGAAAcggtatttttaaaaaaaagtaggaaacggaaacgcgggataaattgtaaattttaaaaatataaagatttttttataaatataatttttaatataaaaaaaatattcaaacataaataacaaacataaattttataatgtattaaaaatatatatatacatatatatatatatatactgttagcttcacatatgtatatatatatatatattcattgcaGACACTGttaggaaatatatatacatatatatatatatatactattaggAAATGTATGTTGCACACACTGTtaagggaaggagaagaagaagaagaaaaatgagaaggaGAAATCactaggagaaggagaagaagaaaagatgggaaaaagaaaggagaaagcaagagaagaaatcgttggagaagaagaagaaattgctggaagaagaagaaaaagaaaagggggaaaaagaaaggaggaaaCTGCTGCGTGAAATtgctggaagaagaaggagaagaagaaaagagggaaaaagaaaggaggaaGTTGCTATCTACGTGCAACCTTGCTGGGTGGCTGGAAACGCGTTTCTGGCTGGAAATGCGTTTCCAGTTATGtttcttaaatttcaaaatggccccaaattttttaagaattacacaaatggcccaaaaaatatttcggGCCGTTTTTCGCGTTTCCGAAATGGGAAACGGTTCGGAAACGCTGAAACGACGCTTCCGAGCCGTTTCTGTGCTTCACAGGTGGAAGTGTGGTAAatacattattaaaaatttatatataaagttaaatGCACACTGCCGAGATATTATAATGAATTAGCAAGAAAATTATTGAAATCTCTATATTCTCCTTCAATTTTGTCTCATTTCTACCTATTTTCTATCAGATTTTTCCTCATATTTGtctgtttttcttattttctgtcTATTCTCCCATATTTCTgtcattttttttcccttaattcCAATTCTATCTTCAAAGCAAACATCAAGTTAGGGCTAAATTCTTGACATTTAATTTCTCAGTCTCAcatctaactttttttttaagattttttccATGGCTAAAGGTTATCGGATGCTCGGAGCTTCTATGGATAGATGTGAAAAGAAATTGGACAAACTCATGATTATGATGACCAAACGTTATTAGATTAGTCTTTCAATGAAATTACTTTTTAGGGAATattctaattcaattatttaacaaaagagaCAAGTGGCCTTGTGATAGTTGAAGAACCATTTCTACTCAGAATAACTTGATTCTTAGAACTCCGCAAGTAAACTTGCAAGAGGATTATCTGTCAGGAGGAGGAACAAATTTTGGAAGATAATGAGTGTCCACAGGAAGAAGATGGACAACCAGCCAAAGCTATACAAGGGTCGAGGTATGTGCGGGCTGCAACAAGATGGGCTATCATGAAAGCTTGAATGGCTTAGGTGTAGTTTGGCATCTAGAATGTTTCAGTTGCTATGCTAGCAATCAACCAATTTGTGATGAGTTTTCTTTGCTTGTGACTGATCCTTATCATGAGTTTTGCTACAAGGAGTTCTATCACCCAAAATGTGATATCTACAAGCATTCCTTATCGACAAATGTGGTTGGGTTAATTAATTGAGTATGTAGAACTCCTCGTTGTTGCAGTTGTGAGCGAATGAAACCTAGGGAAATAAGATTTGTTCCCTTAGAAGATGGTCGGAAGTTCTACCTAGCTAGAGTGTATTGACTTGGCCATAGTGAAAGCTCATGAAAGTTGGcctttttatttcaatatgcaagaaatttataaagaaattgaAGTAGACGAAGGGATGGTACGTAGAAGAAAAAGACGTTGGGGGGGGATTGAATGATGAAGAAGTAACTAGTTACTATGATATCTATCTATGGGacaaaaaatcttttaaaagaGAGGGTAGTTACAACCTTTAGAGTTaagaagttatttttatttcaattattatatctttatttagtttttatttataattatgtttTAAGAACAATTAAGTAATAATGGTGAGGCACTGAAAATGATTTAGGAGTAATTACTACTAGTGAATGAATGATAATTGTTTTATAGATTCTATTGACaacttatatataaagttaaacCCACAATACTGAGGtattatatatgaattattttgtccgttcttttatgtttttgtcaattttttctctcaattttaattatatattaaaaaaatatttcaagttaGGGCTAAGATGtgacaaaacaaaacaagacaCGAATATGTATACATACACACAGGTTAAGGTGGTGGCCGCGGGATTGTGGAGGGGATGATTACgtgtaattaaaatttgattaagaaaaaaaaaaagattatatatagaCCACACAAcacaagaaaatgaaagagaaggCTATtatcttgagagagagagagagagagagagagggagagatcaaATTTAGGCTGTGAATTGATTTTTGGGTGTACGCCACCATCCATAGAAAATGGCAACTGGCAAATAATGCAATGACAGAAGACACCACCATGTTTTGTCAACTCATGATTGAGTGTTCTTCCTCGAATGTTCATTCtaattctattaattattatatataattcattctttttcttcctattaattatatatatacatgcatgtataCCACCCATGAGTTTGTTAAGGCCGTGTCATGATGAgcgaggatatatatatatatatatatatatgggtgatGAGAATTAACATCAAAAGGAGCAGACACATGAACATGAATGAAATCCCATTGGCTGGCTAGGAGGATCAAGAGGAGCTGCAAAAGTAAAAAGGCCAACTCCAgtaccatcatcatcatcatcatctccatACATGGAGCAAGAGACAGACAAGACACTCCACCAAGTCAAAGAAGATGCCAAGATCATGGAAAGCTACTCCTAATGACAGAGATTTACGAACTCACGTACGTACGTGACAACTGTTAGATCTCAttaatcctatatatatatatatatatataaaaccaaagtacaaactctctctctctctcgaattcATGCTTATTTGGTTACATAATCTCTTCAATAGGTACAAGAGACAAACATATAGAGAGaggaaaatacatatatatattataagtatataataattagtTAGGTAAATGGATGACGATGAAccgaaataaaaataaatcaggAGCCAGTTAGCTAGGTAGCAATGCAATAAGGCAGTTCCCATATCAAAAGTGACCTCCGAGGCTCCTTGCAGCCCTTCAACAAAGGCACCAAGTAGTCCCCTTTGTTCCCTCTCAACAGCACCATCTCTTCTTGCTCTTCATCAGCTgctttcttcttgttcttgttgttgGACACCATCACCTTGTTGCTATTGCTTCGACTCGTCATCAGGGTTGCCACTGTCTGCTGCTTGCTCCTCCAGAAGTACTCGTAGGTGTTGAAAGAGGCCGCCGCCGCAGGAGCCTGGGGCGACGGGATCAGCCTTGCCATGCGCGGCGGCCGTGGGAGCGACTGCGGCGGCAGTGGGGAGGCCCCCCCGATCTCCTCCTCCGCCTCCACCAAATTCACTTCCTTGTTGAAGTTTTTGTCTATACCCACCAGCTTCTTCATCACAATTCCAATTTCCTTTGCTCCGCGTCTGTTATTGTATTCACCTAATTTCTCCTccgtttcttcttcttcttcgtcttcgtcttcttcttcagctTCATTATCCTTTTCATACTCCTGGGATGTTTCGAACACTTCCTCAATCTCTTCAACTCCATCTACTTTCCAAGCGGTCCTTTCTAATTGTAAATAATCATGCTTTGgctgatcatcatcatcagaagAGCTGCCGGAAAATGTGAGGACAAGGCGGCCGTCTTTGCGCTGTGCGTGGAAGTAGTTCTGGGAAGGAAGGGAAACGGCTTCAAGGACCAGCCGGCCATTATTGCGGTGGGATTTCATGTGAAGGGATGGCCCATCACAGCGAGGAAGGAAAGGGAGAGGAGGAGGAAAGGATTTGCTACTGGTCGAATTCCTTTTACTAGTAGGGTACAAGTTGTTGTACGTTACAACTCGCAATTCCTCTCCGTCATTCAAGGATTGCAATAATTGTTGTTGCGGTTGTGGTGGTTGTGGTTGTTgttctctctcctcttccaCGTCTCCGGTCTCTGAAGACGCGTAAGAGGAGAAGCCATCGGAGCCGGTCTCTGACCCAAGACTCTCGGTACAAATCTCGAGGCTCTTCTCGCTCAGAGAACTCGACGATCTCCTCACAAGTGGATGAATATATGGAGGCGGGAGGCTTGAGGAGTCCTTATCTTCCTTCTGAGACAGAATTGAGCTCCAAGTATCCAACTGTAGTGATGAATTAGGCCTGATTACAGAAAGCTCCTTCTTCTGGGACTGAATTGACCTCCAAACCTCGTCTTGTCCGGGCCTCTGATCAAGCTCTTCTTCTTGCTGTGATGATGAGGAAGATGATTCTGCGACGGAGATGGCGGCGAGTTCGGATGAAGAAATCTTCTTCATGGGGTAAAACCCATTTCGGGCAAGCCATTTCTTGGAAGACATGTCTGCAGAGAGGGTTCTCCTCAATGAAGCTGCAGCAGCTGCTTTGTTTTGTTCATCACAATCGGAGCCAAGAATTGAGACTATGCCTTGCTTCTCAGTGGCCTTTGCAACTGTACCAGACATCTTCTTTCTCCGTGCCGAAGATGTAATATCGACAGGCCAGAGAGTAGAGCAGGAACAAGTTGTTTTACTGTACAAAAGTGGGTGAATTGATGATATGTCTTAATAATTATGTAGTGTGATAGCTAggtaacaaaattaaattctacacacatgagagagagagagagagagagagagagagagattgttaaTAATTACCTCGAGAAGGAAGAGCAGCAGCATACAGTGGGATATGGATGATGAAGTCTGAGTGTGTGGTTTTGGGGGAAAGGGGAGGGGGGAGGGATGGGTATTTGTAGGAGGCCAAAAGGCATATGGGACCCTGCCTAATGCCACCAACTAATTTATGgcctttccatttctttcctattaACTTCCTCTTTATCATAAccaaatattacatatataaatttatataattttgttacaaaaatatcaCCATAATGTGAAGctattttgatgattataaactatattttcttttttaatataatatatggcCAGTCAATAAGCCATCTTATTTTGTACAAAATCTTTGTTTATATGCCATTAATTAACATGCATGGTTACATATACAGGACAAATGAAAGGACAACTCTCTATGAGGTGGAAACCCTCACTTTTGCGGCCATTAGCGGTCGGTCTCCCTTTTAAATGGAggatatattctatatatttatagttCCCTTCTATTACCATGCATGCCaaataaacagaaaagaaaagaaaaaagggtaCACCCCGTAAAGTAAtgtgaaagaaaatattgagaagaaaaagaaccagtACTAGATCATACATTCTTGGCACAAATTCCAAGTTATAACGTGAACTGTACCACATAGTCTAGCTTAGAACTTGCAACCCAACAACATCTATGTTTCCAAAGCGTTCAGGTCACTGCCTCGATactgttttgttttttctttcttttcctaaattactgtttttcttttatttatgtatatatctatggatctaataaataaatatgagctTGTATAGCAAGAAAATGAGGTCAGACTCACCCTAGCTAGTTTTACAGCGAGCaagttattaattaatcaactgGGAGAGGTTTCGACTGGATGAAAATGATTTATGCAGAAAGCAAAGGAATCACTTTAAGAGGCCACTATGATTGGGTGGCGAAAAATCCTCCATCACCAAGAATTTCCAGAAAGAATCgccatttatatataaatatatgtaagtGTATATGCCTCGTTTATCATTATTAACACTATTATTGTttataataatgtaaaaaaaaatactgaGGAATAATGTGCGTGGAAACAATGGGAAGCGTCACTTCGATCCATACAATTTACGGGACCCCCATTCCCTTGTATACATTTGTGAAACAGCTGCCTTTACGTCGTCTTCTCATTTCTAAAAGTTCGTGACGTTGATCACTACTtatatttcaaacattaatTGTTTGCGTTTGCTGATtggttatctatatatatatatatatacacagagagtgagagagagagagagagagaagacccACTTCAGTTTGCTTTGGCTAAAGCAGAACCGAGGAAGGGCAAAGAGGAAATTGGATGCCCCTTGtctgcctatatatataaagcgAAGCAAAACCACTCAATCTCCAAAGTCTTATCTACtatctagctagctagctctATTTATTTAGCCGTTCAAAGCTAGCTTCGCCTATTTGACTCGAACCACTCATTTTGGGTCAACCCGGCCTATAGCCTGTATAATTTTTGCAATACAACTTTGGACTAGATCGtaccaaaaattttaattcccTGCAGatgaaattataattaataaactcTGGTCATCAACAAGTGAACTACAACTTGTTATATATCCAAGGAGTgcttacacacacatatagttTCTTGAGTAACTGTTTGTTTAGGGTTGAATTCCcttattttccttattagtttcgaaatcttaatttttattggTTTTGCAAGTGT
It contains:
- the LOC127796498 gene encoding protein FAF-like, chloroplastic; protein product: MSGTVAKATEKQGIVSILGSDCDEQNKAAAAASLRRTLSADMSSKKWLARNGFYPMKKISSSELAAISVAESSSSSSQQEEELDQRPGQDEVWRSIQSQKKELSVIRPNSSLQLDTWSSILSQKEDKDSSSLPPPYIHPLVRRSSSSLSEKSLEICTESLGSETGSDGFSSYASSETGDVEEEREQQPQPPQPQQQLLQSLNDGEELRVVTYNNLYPTSKRNSTSSKSFPPPLPFLPRCDGPSLHMKSHRNNGRLVLEAVSLPSQNYFHAQRKDGRLVLTFSGSSSDDDDQPKHDYLQLERTAWKVDGVEEIEEVFETSQEYEKDNEAEEEDEDEEEEETEEKLGEYNNRRGAKEIGIVMKKLVGIDKNFNKEVNLVEAEEEIGGASPLPPQSLPRPPRMARLIPSPQAPAAAASFNTYEYFWRSKQQTVATLMTSRSNSNKVMVSNNKNKKKAADEEQEEMVLLRGNKGDYLVPLLKGCKEPRRSLLIWELPYCIAT